A stretch of Henckelia pumila isolate YLH828 chromosome 4, ASM3356847v2, whole genome shotgun sequence DNA encodes these proteins:
- the LOC140861441 gene encoding uncharacterized protein, giving the protein MRDNKWDDLLVEVKSFCEVRNIDIPDFSASYIDRRGRARLRQDNFTVKHHYQVDLFYAAIDSRLQEINGRFSDDAMEMLILSNALNPKNAVESFIIADICKLVENFYAQYFTRDEKEQLEIQLKHYEYNVVKGSEYKSLSTISELCQWLVKTNKFFTYNLIFRVVLLVLMLPVSTATTERSFCAMNIVKTRLRSKMEDEFLSDALMVYIEKEIARNVSMDAIIEDFENLKERRIPFS; this is encoded by the coding sequence ATGAGGGATAACAAGTGGGATGATTTGCTTGTAGAAGTGAAGTCCTTTTGTGAAGTTCGAAATATTGATATTCCTGATTTCAGTGCTTCGTATATTGATAGAAGAGGTCGAGCCCGTCTTCGTCAAGACAATTTCACAGTTAAGCATCATTACCAGGTAGACCTCTTTTATGCTGCGATAGATTCTCGATTGCAAGAAATTAATGGGCGCTTTAGTGATGATGCCATGGAGATGCTCATTTTGAGTAATGCCTTAAATCCTAAAAATGCGGTGGAGTCTTTCATAATTGCAGATATATGTAAACTAGTTGAAAACTTTTATGCACAATATTTTACAAGAGATGAAAAAGAGCAATTGGAGATTCAGTTGAAGCACTACGAGTATAATGTAGTCAAAGGGTCTGAATATAAAAGTCTTTCGACAATTTCAGAGTTATGTCAATGGTTGGTGAAGACTAACAAATTTTTCACATACAACCTCATTTTTAGAGTGGTCTTACTTGTGCTTATGCTTCCAGTTTCCACTGCTACTACAGAACGATCATTTTGTGCGATGAATATTGTGAAAACAAGACTTCGGAGCAAAATGGAGGATGAGTTTCTATCGGACGCATTAATGGTATATATTGAGAAAGAAATTGCTAGAAATGTGAGCATGGATGCTATCATTGAAgactttgaaaatttaaaagaacGTCGAATTCCTTTTAGTTAG